The Lewinellaceae bacterium DNA window CGTAAATGTCTTGGTTCCGCCTTCTCCACTGATCTGGATGACATCACCTCTGAATTTCTGGATACGCTCTTTGTCTCCTTCAATGATCTTATAACTGACGATGATGTTATCTCCTGATTTAAAAGCAGGATAGTTCTTCGTCGGGTTCATCTGTTCGTGCACAAATTGTACGTAATCCATGATTCATTCTTTTAAAGAGCGGCAAAGATACAAATACTTCTACTATAAATGCATGCTAATTTTAAATATTTTTATCGCACAACAGTAGCAAATCCCTTGACTTCGTGTGCTTTACCCCGGGGGTCGGTATACCGGACCAGGCAGACATAGACGCCATTGGGTGCGTCATCACCTACATTATTCATCCTTCCATTCCATCCTTCATAAGGATCACCCGTCTCAAATACGCGTTGGCCCCAGCGGTTCCAGATACTGAAGGAATAATTAAACATCCAGTCCGTATTGCCCTGACCAATGTAAACTTCGTTTTTCCCATCCCCATTGGGTGTAAAGGCATTGGGTAAAAAATAACGTACGATCGGCTTGACGTCGATCTCTGCTGTTGCAGTATCCGTGCAGCCCGAAGAATGGATGACGATCTGCCGCACCGTATACGTACCTGTGTCCTGAAAATTATACTGGGGATTAGGCAAGGTAGAGGTTCCTTCGTCACCGAATTGCCAGAACCAGCGGGCAGCGCGCTGGGACTCATCGGTGAAGCTTACGACAGGTTCCAGATTTGAAGGCTCATCGGGACTGTATTTGAAGCCTGCCTGCGGCGATTCCTTCACCACGATCCAATCCTTCCACGATGCCTGGGTTTTACATCCAATGGGAGATATCAGCTGCAGGCTTACGTCAAAGGTCCCCGGCACTTCGTACGTATGGACCGGACTGATGTCATGTCCCACCGTGCCATCACCGAAGTCCCAATCGATCTCATATGTGGAGTCAATCGGCACCGACAGGTTATGAAAGAAAATATTTCCCGGCACACATCCCAGATACGAACTAGGCTCGATCACCAGATAACGCGGTACCGGATAATAAGGCAACTCTTTCGTCAGTGTTTCCCGGCACTGGTTGGCGTCTATAACAGTCAGGGTAACCGGATGAGTCCCCGGCACCGGGTAGGTGTAGCGGGGATTTTTAACGGTGCTGGTGCCTCCCTCACCAAACTGCCAGGACCATCGCTGCAGTCCGCCGGTTGCTCCCGTCGTGGAAAGATCGGTAAAGACCGTCTCTCCCGCGATACAGGTATCGTAGGCATATTTAAAGTCAACTTTCAGGTCCGGATATACATTCACCGTGAGGTTAAGTGAATCCGAACACTTGGATCCCCGGTTAAGGACCATTTTACCATTGTAGTTACCCAGACCAGGGAAAGTAAAAGAGGCGTTACGATCCGAATTATGGACTTTCTGGCCTCCGATGACAAACTCCCAGTCATAACTATTAATATAGGCCTGCTGGTAAGATTGGTTGAGAAAATCCACTGTAAAGCTGCCGCATGAATTGATGACGTAATCCTTTTGTATCACGGTATCCGCCTCTACCTCTGCACGGACCAGATTCTGACATTGCGTCACATTAAACTGAAAATCGCGCTGAACCGACCCGATGCGTATCCCGTTACGGTATTCCGTCACACACACCCCTACTACGAATTGACCAAATACATCGGGTTTGCCCGTAATCAGTCCTGTATTGGGATTGATGGATACCACCGGGTTGCCGGACATCGGCTCGGAGACATTGTACTGTGGATTGTAGATCACATTGGGATACGGCGGAGGACAATTCACCGGACTTGGTTTGACTCCATCGCAATCCGTCTCCATCCCGGGAAATCCAGCTGATCCTCCTCTTCCACCGCCGGCAATAGGTGCGCAAAATTCATAAACCAGTTGATCACCATCACGGTCTGTTGCCGAGTGGTCAAAATCAATGTCATCATTCACACAGATTACAATGGGTGGAAAGTTTTTGAATACCGGACTGTTGTTGCAAAATTGCTGGGCGGGCGCGGTAATCTCTACCATATAGGTAGCGCCATAGGCGCCGGGATTCACAATGTTGGCAATGGTCTCATTCCGGCAACAACGCTGGTGGGTAATAAAATAGCTCCCGTTGATTACCGGAAGGGAAATGCGGAAGGTATAACTTGTTCCTTCCACGCATACATTGGGCGGAATTACGACGCAGGCATCGTCCTCCGGCTGAATAGACCGGATTGCGCCACGGTTCTGGGTAACCAGATCCACAAAATAGTACCGGGTACTGTCCCAGCGGAAAATACCGAATACTGCCTGGTCATCGAAGGGAGCTCCATTCACTGCCCCGCAATCCCGGAATAGATTCATCGTCACCTCGTATTGACGGGTATTTCCGTTTTCCCCGATACAGCGGTAGGTCATTTCCCCACCAATGATGTGTCTTGCCATTCCCGGCATCAGCGCCAGCAAGAGCAATAAAAGGCTCAGAATAAACCGGTTAAACGGATGATGATCTATATTATTAAGAATACGCCGCATGATCTTTAGCTAAGACAAACTAAATGCCGTTTCCAGCACGTTAAGATACCTTGATATAACGAAGAATGCCGATAGATACGTTGGTATGATCCTTGAAAGTTATCCTAAAATATGCTTGATTCTACACATCTTAACGATATCATAACGATTTTAGAACAGGATGGGTTGCTATTGCTCCCATCGGATACCACCTGGGCCGTAGTGGGTGACGCTCTTTCCGGTATCGCACATGTCAGACTTTCCCGGTTGAAGGAGCGCGAGATCAAACGACCGTTCAGCTTGCTGGTGGATTCGATCGACCTGCTTAAACGCTACGTGCCCCATATCCATCCCCGGGTAGAGACCTTATTGTTTTACCACGAACGTCCCCTGACCGTCATTTACGATCGCCCGGCAAACCTGCCGCCCCATTGTGTCTCACCAGAACGAACGGTGGCTATCCGCATTACCATGGATCCCCTGTTAAAACAAATCATCCATACCCTGGACCGGCCATTGCTTACCTCCTCTGCCAATCATACCGGTAAACCTTATCCGGTCTCCTTTAATGACATTCCTCCGGAGATCCTGGATGGCGTAGATCGGGTCATCCGGCCGAGTCATTATAAGCAGCCGGCTGAGCCTTCCGTACTGGTACGCTATTCCAACCGGGGTGAACTGATCTTTTTAAGGGAATAAACGGATTATTTTTCCAGTGCTTTAAGAGCTTTCTCAACACATTCGTCGTGATTTACGCTGAATGTATTCGCGATGTCCGGACCCTGGAAATAATAAAGCATCCGGTCAAGGATCAATCGCTCCACCGTCCGGTCCATACCTGAAGGCCAACGCAACGATTTGCCTCCAAAATTTTGTAATTCGCGCTTCCAGTTATGCGATTTTGTCCAGTTCACATACTGATCTGCTTCCTGATATGTGGACAACTCCGGATATTCACGTGACAGCTGATACATCCAGGAGTACAAATTGCCTTCAATAGCCTGATATTCCGGACTGAGTACGAAACTATCCATGGGTACAAACACATCGGGATAGATACCTCCTTTGGCGTAAAGCACCTTGCCTCTAGGTGTCTTGTAAGGTGTGCTGTCAAGCACCGGTATCTGAGCTGCATCGGTCAGTTCGCCATGCTGGGAGCGATCGTACAGCTCGTGCTGATAGGCGTCACGATCCTGATAGGATTTCTGGATGAGTCGTCCCAGCGGGGTATAATAACGCTCGATGGTCAGCAATAATGCCGATCCGTCACCCAGGGGAAATTCTTTCTGCACCAATCCTTTACCAAAGGTGCGGCGCCCTACCAGGACGCCACGGTCCCAGTCCTGTATAGCGCCAGCCAGGATCTCACTGGCTGATGCGGAACCTTCATCAACCAGGACAGCTATCTTATTAACCGGGAAGAAAGCCTGGCCGGAAGAACGGTACTCCCGCTTTTGACCATTCCGGGTTACCGTATAGACCAACAATTTATCTTTCTCAACAAAGAGCTGGCTCAGGATCTGCACCACCTGTTGCAAATAACCTCCCGGGTTGCCGCGCAGGTCAATGACCAAATCTTTGGCTTTTTTCTGCTGAACTAAGTTTTCAACGGCCACCATAAACTGGCGGTAGGTCTCCATACTGAACTGCCGCACGCGGATATACCCCACCTGATCGGTAAGCATCTGGTAATGATCCACCGAATTGGTAGGCACCAGATCTCTGGTCACCAGGACGGTATCGATGGTGGCTGCATTGCTACGACGTACCGCAATGCGCAAATCCGGCTGGTTGGGCTCTCGGATGAGGTCACTCAGTTTATCAAACTCACTGGCGAAATCCAGTGTGTTGGTGCCATTGATGGCCAGAATGGCATCACCCCGGCCCAGGCCTGCTCTCTCTGCAGGTGAGGCTTCAACTGTTCGCAGGATGATCGGTGTATCCTGAACAAAGAAAAATTCAGCACCTATCCCTGAATAATGTCCTTCGTGATTCTCAGCCTCCAGAGCCACCTCTTTCGCTGTAAGGTAGTTGGAGTGCGGATCCAGCTGATCGATGATCGACCGGATGGTCTCATCCACCAGCTCACCCCGGTGCACGGTATCAATGTATTTCGCATCGATGTACTTGAGCACCTCCTCAATCTTGTCATCCTGATCCAATACCATGACCGTGTCCAGGGTCGGATGATATTGGTTTCCCAGTTTAGGCACCATTTTTACGCCTGCCATCATTCCCAGTGCTACGGTAACACCCAACAAGGCCGGCTGCCAGATACGATACGAAGAAGGAATTTGCATGGAGTCAAAGTTATGGATTCCATTGATTTGAATATCCGATTAACGTGAATATTCATACATCAGTTGCAATGGATGCACCCATTTAGACGAAAAAATTTATAATTAATAAAAAACGTCCTATATTTTCAGCAAAATATTAAAAATCATCCCGATTCTCAATGAGCGAAATTGATACCCTGGACCGCAAGATTCTTTCCATCCTCATGAAAGATGCAAATGTCCCTTATACTGAAATAGCTAAAAAGCTGTTTGTCTCCGGTGGAACGGTCCATGTCCGGATGAAAAAAATGGAACAGATGGGTATCGTGAAAGGTTCCCATCTCGATGTGGATTACGCCATGCTGGGGTATGACATTACTGCATTTCTCGGAGTCTATCTTGAAAAGAGCTCATTGTACGACGATGTTGCGAAGCATCTACTGAAGATCCCGGAAGTTGTTGATGCGCACTATACCACCGGCATTTACAGCGTTTTTGTCAAGATCATCTGCCGTGATACCGACCACTTGCGGGAAATCCTCCACGACAAAATCCAGCAGATTGGGGGCATCCAGCGCACGGAAACCTTCATCTCACTCCAGGAGAGTATTTCGCGGCCACTGATCATGGAACCTGAAGACTAGTATGGGGAAGGTGGAAGGAGAAAGGAAAAAGGAAAAAGGTGAAAGGAGAAAGAATGAAGGTTGCAGGTTCTGACTGTGTAATATTCCATTTATTACGCGTCGAAAGAGAACAGGAGGATGTTCCTTGTTAACCAGGGCCATTCGGAATCAAAGCTTGAAAGTTGTACGAATCCGAATACAATTAGATTTTCAAAAGTCTGTGGACCCCAAATAAAAATCTCGTACCCGGAAAACCAGATACGAGACTTTCTCTATGAATCATTCTATAGCTGCTACGCTC harbors:
- a CDS encoding Lrp/AsnC ligand binding domain-containing protein, encoding MSEIDTLDRKILSILMKDANVPYTEIAKKLFVSGGTVHVRMKKMEQMGIVKGSHLDVDYAMLGYDITAFLGVYLEKSSLYDDVAKHLLKIPEVVDAHYTTGIYSVFVKIICRDTDHLREILHDKIQQIGGIQRTETFISLQESISRPLIMEPED
- a CDS encoding Sua5/YciO/YrdC/YwlC family protein — translated: MLDSTHLNDIITILEQDGLLLLPSDTTWAVVGDALSGIAHVRLSRLKEREIKRPFSLLVDSIDLLKRYVPHIHPRVETLLFYHERPLTVIYDRPANLPPHCVSPERTVAIRITMDPLLKQIIHTLDRPLLTSSANHTGKPYPVSFNDIPPEILDGVDRVIRPSHYKQPAEPSVLVRYSNRGELIFLRE
- a CDS encoding PKD domain-containing protein; translation: MRRILNNIDHHPFNRFILSLLLLLLALMPGMARHIIGGEMTYRCIGENGNTRQYEVTMNLFRDCGAVNGAPFDDQAVFGIFRWDSTRYYFVDLVTQNRGAIRSIQPEDDACVVIPPNVCVEGTSYTFRISLPVINGSYFITHQRCCRNETIANIVNPGAYGATYMVEITAPAQQFCNNSPVFKNFPPIVICVNDDIDFDHSATDRDGDQLVYEFCAPIAGGGRGGSAGFPGMETDCDGVKPSPVNCPPPYPNVIYNPQYNVSEPMSGNPVVSINPNTGLITGKPDVFGQFVVGVCVTEYRNGIRIGSVQRDFQFNVTQCQNLVRAEVEADTVIQKDYVINSCGSFTVDFLNQSYQQAYINSYDWEFVIGGQKVHNSDRNASFTFPGLGNYNGKMVLNRGSKCSDSLNLTVNVYPDLKVDFKYAYDTCIAGETVFTDLSTTGATGGLQRWSWQFGEGGTSTVKNPRYTYPVPGTHPVTLTVIDANQCRETLTKELPYYPVPRYLVIEPSSYLGCVPGNIFFHNLSVPIDSTYEIDWDFGDGTVGHDISPVHTYEVPGTFDVSLQLISPIGCKTQASWKDWIVVKESPQAGFKYSPDEPSNLEPVVSFTDESQRAARWFWQFGDEGTSTLPNPQYNFQDTGTYTVRQIVIHSSGCTDTATAEIDVKPIVRYFLPNAFTPNGDGKNEVYIGQGNTDWMFNYSFSIWNRWGQRVFETGDPYEGWNGRMNNVGDDAPNGVYVCLVRYTDPRGKAHEVKGFATVVR
- a CDS encoding S41 family peptidase gives rise to the protein MQIPSSYRIWQPALLGVTVALGMMAGVKMVPKLGNQYHPTLDTVMVLDQDDKIEEVLKYIDAKYIDTVHRGELVDETIRSIIDQLDPHSNYLTAKEVALEAENHEGHYSGIGAEFFFVQDTPIILRTVEASPAERAGLGRGDAILAINGTNTLDFASEFDKLSDLIREPNQPDLRIAVRRSNAATIDTVLVTRDLVPTNSVDHYQMLTDQVGYIRVRQFSMETYRQFMVAVENLVQQKKAKDLVIDLRGNPGGYLQQVVQILSQLFVEKDKLLVYTVTRNGQKREYRSSGQAFFPVNKIAVLVDEGSASASEILAGAIQDWDRGVLVGRRTFGKGLVQKEFPLGDGSALLLTIERYYTPLGRLIQKSYQDRDAYQHELYDRSQHGELTDAAQIPVLDSTPYKTPRGKVLYAKGGIYPDVFVPMDSFVLSPEYQAIEGNLYSWMYQLSREYPELSTYQEADQYVNWTKSHNWKRELQNFGGKSLRWPSGMDRTVERLILDRMLYYFQGPDIANTFSVNHDECVEKALKALEK